ATGACAGATCACCGCCAGCGTGCTCGCGCCCGCCAGCAGTGCCACGGCTCCGACGGCGTCGACCCGCCGGCCCGTGGGCAGCGGGTCAGTCGCCCGACTGCTCACCGTCACCGCTGTCGTCGGCACCCGCTTGTCCAGGTGCCTCGCGATACGGGTTGGCGTCCCCGACCGGCTTCTTGCCCTCCCGTATCCGGGCCAGGTCGGCGTCGGCGGCTTGGGCTGCGGCCAGCAACTCCGACATCCGATGGGCGGCGTCGGGGACGGTGTCCCGCACGAACGTCAGGGTCGGCGTGAACCGCACCCCGGTGCCTGCGCCCACCTTGGACCGCAGCACCCCCTTGGCGCCCTCCAACGCGGCAGCGGCACCGCCGTAGTTGGGGTCGTCGTCCAGAGATCGGCCCAGCACCGTGTAGTACAGGGTCGCGTCGTGCAGGTCAGCGGTCACCTTCGCGTCGGTGATCGTCACGCCGGCCAGCCGCGGATCCTTGATCTCATACTCGATCGCCGAGGCGACGATCGTGGAGATCCGCTTGGCCAGCCGGCGTGCCCGTGCTGGGTCAGCCACTACGTCCGAGCCTTCTCGACGAGCTCGTAGGCCTGGATGACGTCGCCTTCCTTGATGTCGTTGTAGGTCAGCGTCAAACCACACTCGTAGCCGTCGCGGACCTCGGTGACATCGTCCTTCTCCCGCCGCAGCGAGGAGATCGTGACGGTCTCGGCGATCACCACGTTGTCACGCAGCAACCGCGCCTTGGCGTTGCGGCGCATGATGCCCGAGGTGACCAGGCAGCCCGCGATGTTGCCCACCTTGGAGGAGCGGAACATGGCGCGAATCTCGGCGCGCCCCAGCTCCTTCTCCTCGTAGATCGGCTTGAGCATGCCCTTGAGCGCGCTCTCGATCTCTTCGATGGCCTGGTAGATGACCGAGTAGTACCGGATCTCCACACCCTCGCGGTTGGCCAGCTCGGTGGCCTTGCCCTCCGCGCGCACGTTGAACCCGATGATGATCGCGTCCGACGCCGATGCCAGGTTGACGTTGGTCTCGGTGATGCCACCGACACCGCGGTCGATCACCCGCAGCTGCACCTCGTCGTCGATCTGGATTCCCATCAAGGCCTCTTCCAGCGCCTCGACGGTACCGGCGTTGTCGCCCTTGAGGATCAGGTTCAGCTGGCTGGTTTCCTTCAGCGCCGAGTCCAGGTCCTCCAGCGAGATCCGCTTGCGCGAGCGCGCCGCCAGCGCATTGCGCTTACGCGCGCTGCGCTTGTCGGCGATCTGGCGAGCGATGCGGTCCTCGTCGACCACCAGCAGGTTGTCGCCGGCGCCCGGCACCGAGGTGAACCCGATGACCTGGACGGGCCGCGACGGCAGCGCCTCTTCCACGTCGTCGCCGTGCTCGTCGACCATGCGCCGCACCCGGCCGTAGGCATCGCCGGCCACGATCGAGTCGCCGACCCGCAGCGTGCCGCGCTGGATCAGCACGGTGGCCACCGGACCGCGACCGCGGTCCAGGTGAGCCTCGATCGCCACACCCTGAGCCTCCATGTCGGGGTTGGCCCGCAGGTCCAGGGCGGCGTCGGCGGTCAGCAGAACCGCCTCTTCCAGGGCCGCGATGTTGGTGCCCTGCTTGGCGGAGATGTCGACGAACATGGTGTCGCCGCCGAAGTCCTCGGCAACCAGTCCGTACTCGGTGAGCTGTCCCCGGATCTTGGCCGGGTCGGCACCTTCCTTGTCGATCTTGTTGACCGCCACCACGATCGGCACGTCAGCCGCCTGGGCGTGGTTGATCGCCTCCACCGTCTGGGGCATCACACCGTCGTCGGCGGCCACCACCAGGATCGCGATGTCGGTGGCCTTGGCACCACGGGCACGCATGGCGGTGAACGCCTCGTGACCCGGGGTGTCGATGAACGTGATCAGACGCTCGGAGCCGTCGAAGTCGACCGACACCTGGTAGGCGCCGATGTGCTGGGTGATGCCACCGGCCTCGCCCTCGCGGACGTTGGCCTTGCGGATGGTGTCCAGCAGTCGGGTCTTGCCGTGGTCGACGTGACCCATGACGGTGACCACCGGCGGCCGGCTCTGCAAGTCTTCCTCGCCGCCCTCGTCTTCGCCGTAGGTCAGGTCGAAGGACTCCAGCAGCTCGCGGTCCTCGTCCTCAGGCGAGACGACCTGCACCACGAAGTTCATCTCGCTGCCCAGCAGCTCCAGCGTCTCGTCACCCACCGACTGGGTGGCGGTGACCATCTCACCGAGGTTGAACAGCGCCTGCACCAGGGCAGCCGGGTTCGCGTCGATCTTCTCGGCGAAGTCGCTCAGCGATGCGCCGCGGGCCAGCCGGATGGTCTCGCCGTTGCCGTGCGGCAACCGGACACCACCGACGACCGGGGCCTGCATGTTCTCGTACTCGGCGCGTTTCGCCCGCTTCGACTTGCGTCCGCGCTTGGGTGCACCGCCGGGACGGCCGAAGGCGCCGGCCGCACCGCCGCGCTGGCCGGGACGACCGCCGCCGCCACCGCCGCCGGGGCGACCGCGGAAGCCGCCGGCGCCGGCGCCTGCGGGGGCACCTCCGCCGCCGGGACCGCCGGCCCCGCCGCCGCGGTAGTTACCGCCCGGACCGCCACCGGGACCGCCGGGACGGCCGCCGGGAGCACCGGGTCGGCCACCGCCGCCGGGACGAGGCGGACCGCCGGGACGTGCCGGGCGGCCCTGTGCGCCGAAGTTGCTGGAGCGTCCGGGCATGTTGCCCGGCGTCGCGCCGCCGCCGGGACGCGGCATGCCGGGCCGGGGTGCTCCGCCCGGGCGGGGCGCCTGCGGATGCGGACGCGGGATGGCGCGCTCAACCGGCTGCGCCGACGAGAACGGGTTGTTGCCGACGCGCGGGGTGCGGGCGCCGGGCTTGGGACCGGGTGCTGCCGGCCGGGGGCCGGGAGCGGGCGGAGCCGCCGGGGAGGGTGCTGCCGCTGCCGGCGGCGGGGTCTCGGCCGCGGGCGCGGCCGGAGCCGCTGGAGCTGCCGGAGCCGCCGGCTTTGCGGCGGCGGGAGCGGCGGGCTTTGCGGCCGCACCGTCAGCGGCAGGGGCCGGTGCTGCCGGTGCCGGTGCCGGTTTCGCCGGTCCCGGGGTTGCCGCCGGGGCCGGGGCGGCCTT
The window above is part of the Mycolicibacter sp. MU0102 genome. Proteins encoded here:
- the rbfA gene encoding 30S ribosome-binding factor RbfA, whose product is MADPARARRLAKRISTIVASAIEYEIKDPRLAGVTITDAKVTADLHDATLYYTVLGRSLDDDPNYGGAAAALEGAKGVLRSKVGAGTGVRFTPTLTFVRDTVPDAAHRMSELLAAAQAADADLARIREGKKPVGDANPYREAPGQAGADDSGDGEQSGD
- the infB gene encoding translation initiation factor IF-2, giving the protein MAKARVHELAKELGVTSKEVLARLSEQGEFVKSASSTVEAPVARRLREAFGGGKPAPKAEAPAAPAPAKAAPAPAATPGPAKPAPAPAAPAPAADGAAAKPAAPAAAKPAAPAAPAAPAAPAAETPPPAAAAPSPAAPPAPGPRPAAPGPKPGARTPRVGNNPFSSAQPVERAIPRPHPQAPRPGGAPRPGMPRPGGGATPGNMPGRSSNFGAQGRPARPGGPPRPGGGGRPGAPGGRPGGPGGGPGGNYRGGGAGGPGGGGAPAGAGAGGFRGRPGGGGGGGRPGQRGGAAGAFGRPGGAPKRGRKSKRAKRAEYENMQAPVVGGVRLPHGNGETIRLARGASLSDFAEKIDANPAALVQALFNLGEMVTATQSVGDETLELLGSEMNFVVQVVSPEDEDRELLESFDLTYGEDEGGEEDLQSRPPVVTVMGHVDHGKTRLLDTIRKANVREGEAGGITQHIGAYQVSVDFDGSERLITFIDTPGHEAFTAMRARGAKATDIAILVVAADDGVMPQTVEAINHAQAADVPIVVAVNKIDKEGADPAKIRGQLTEYGLVAEDFGGDTMFVDISAKQGTNIAALEEAVLLTADAALDLRANPDMEAQGVAIEAHLDRGRGPVATVLIQRGTLRVGDSIVAGDAYGRVRRMVDEHGDDVEEALPSRPVQVIGFTSVPGAGDNLLVVDEDRIARQIADKRSARKRNALAARSRKRISLEDLDSALKETSQLNLILKGDNAGTVEALEEALMGIQIDDEVQLRVIDRGVGGITETNVNLASASDAIIIGFNVRAEGKATELANREGVEIRYYSVIYQAIEEIESALKGMLKPIYEEKELGRAEIRAMFRSSKVGNIAGCLVTSGIMRRNAKARLLRDNVVIAETVTISSLRREKDDVTEVRDGYECGLTLTYNDIKEGDVIQAYELVEKART